TTGTTGTAATGCTGGTTAGACGTGAGTAGACAAGGATAAcagaaatcaaacacacacacacacacagagagtctAATAAACTAAATGTCTTACAGTTGGTAAAGAGGACAGGAAACTTTGGGACCTGGAGAGGGCCGTGGAAAACCTGAGCAGCTCTTTTAAAGGTTATTTCTCCGTTTATTCTATATTCCATAATTATTATTCCATCATTATTTCTCCATGACCTTGTTTCAAACATGTCTTACTACAACACAGATGTAAAACCTTTACTTTGAAGGCATGTGTTGCGAAATGTCCTTGCTTGAAACTGGGATGGGCTGTGGGAGAACATTTGTGCTGACTTTTGGGGAACTAATGAAGGGATGACTGTGCCAGTTACTTTAGTGCAGTTCCCATTGtcaaaaatacaaatgttgGCAAAAACAACAATTCAAAGACAGAAAGGAGGAGACAATTGAAAAAGTATTCAGCTTTGACTGTGTGATATGCATTGAATTTCCAAATGGCCTGAGAAGGAAAAAGCTCACATGACACATCTCTGCAGCACCTCCTGTCTCAGAGAGCAGATCTGGAGCTGAGGTTGCGCTGGAGAACCTGGTGGCCAACCTGACTTCGCTTTTAATTTCACTCTCATCCAAAACGCAGGAGGAAGGTGAGTAATAGCAACATTCTCAAGagtttacaaaagaaaacagctcaaacaaccCCCAATTTAGACCccagtaaaaaaattataataaaaaaacaaaaccaaacaaaaggaaaggaaaataaaaatatacatacagataatacactaaaaaaaacagcctacAATCGCCCCCACAATCaatctataaaaaaacaaataaatatataaataaaaaatgaaaaccaccactgcagagctccaccgagacATGGACTGTATCACCCAGGGTCAGGAGGGATCTGAATAAACTGAATCTCTCCCATGCCAGCAGGAGGAGACATTTGACCGAGGGGACacattcaatttacatttacagcatttatcagacgcccttatccagagcgacttacaatcagtatttacagggacagtctccctggagcaagtgtcttgctcagggacacaatggtagtaagtgggattctaacccgggtcttctggttcataggcgagtgtgttacccactggcctactaccaccctcaataCCATGATACTCAGTCATGTGGTTGAATGTtgcagaattcttttttttttatctgaaataaTTTATTGTATGAATACATGCATGCGTGAACACTTTCAGGTAAACATGCTCGACACCGGGATCTGGCAGAACTGAAGATCGCAGTCGACAGTGTGAACGTGTCCTTGACTTCACTCTCATCCAGACTGCAGGAAACAGGTTCAGAAAAGATTCAGATTCAAAAAACTAATTTAACTCACTTTCACATTCTAATGTCTACAAGTTATGAACACACGGTTTGTGGATTAGTGTGAAAGGTATGGTTAAAAACATTTAGAGTGATATTTTCTGAAACTCAATTTCAGCTACAATGGATGAGAAGAGGTCAACTCAGTGGCAGGCGACGGTGACCAATCTGACCTCATCTCTAGCTTTGTTGACATCGGGCCTAAAAGAACGAGGTTAATGCTGTGACAACTCCtaacaaataataattcataaaagtTCTAATTCAAATTCAGACGTACTCTGCTAGGCTCAGTGTCACTGACATCCTTTATCTGTAACCCTTGACCCCCAGATGCTCAAAGCGCTGAGCTGATACAGATAAGGGATGCGGTGACAAATTTGActtctctcatacacacactctcatctAAACCACAGGAAAGAGGTCAGTCTATTCCTTTTACACTCGGAAAACCTAACCAGTGCTTTTAATTGATCCTCTTAAAAAACTGTCATGTCGTTTACGCTTTTTATTAACCATCCACTTGTGCTCCAAGGAACAAGTCCACAGACACCAGCCACCAGAGTTCAGACTCATTCAGAGCCCAGCCCCACTCCACCCTCTCCAGGTACCATGAGACCTCGTGCACTCCACCCTGAACACTCCACCCTCaacatttcatatttgttttattttaatttcatgttaaaatgtatgcatgaaaaaaacacagctgTATGAGTTCCACAGAAGGGCTAACGTTTCTCTCACTCCAGCGAAGGCTGGGCTGCGTTGCCATGGGTACTGGTTTCTCCACTCGTCCAGCTGCTACCTGTTCTCCAGCAGCACTCTTTCATGGCAGCAGGCCGCAGACTCCTGCCGATCACAGGGAGCCATGCTGCTCGCTCTAGGTGACAAcagtgagtgggtgtgtatcattgtccattttatttactcATCTGCTGGTGAAAAATCTTCCATTAAACAGAAGCTTCACGCTTGTACACGATCTCTACAGCGATTTGTCACCAGTAACTCTATACCAGGGATGTTCTGGGTGAGCCTGACTGCGAACGCTACTGGCCAGTGGAGATGGGTGGATGGGACGCCATGCATCATAAATAAGAGGTGAGGCTCTATATGTGGTTATCAGTGTAACAAATCATCGGCAAAATAACCAAGATAAAGAAAAACAGTTAATTAATTTTAAGGAACATTTTAACAAGAACTAGGTGAGCACTTTCATTagttcactttaaaaaaaattttttcacTATGTATttcaaaaatacatacattcatacggGGAagtgggtggcctagtggttaaggaagtggccccataatcagaagggattaataaagtttaacaaaataaaacaaaaaataatgctATCTGCATGAGTGCAAAGTGCTACATAAAGTGAaggtgtgtcctctgcatttgagcagtgggctgccatgaaaggtgcccaggaagcagtgtgtgtggatggtactttgctttcgggattcgaaccagcaaccatccaattacgggtccgtttccctACCCGTCAGATTTTATTCTCACTGCATGTCTTTAAACCCATTCCAGCACAAGCCACTGGTACGCCAGTTCTTCTGAGCAGTGGAGGATTGACAGCAGTGCAAGTGGGAGGAGCTGCAGCTTGCTGAGGGATGATGGGAAACTCAACACGGACCACTGCTCCCGTAGGAACAGGTACATCTGTGAGCGGCCGGCCACGCCTGCCTGACGTTTCATCATACCTGGACTAAGGACCCTTTGTACCATAAATGCCTATACTTgctaaacaaagaaaacatttaatacaCATTTCCATTAAAGTCTGAATATAAAACCCTCAATAAAGATGTTAATCTGCTGTATACATTTACTGACCAACGAAACACATCTTAGAAAAGCTCATTTTTGTATGCAGTTATTACACATTATTTTCAATGCAGTGCATGTTGTGTAGGTCCTTTATCATAAAACAGCTGATATTACTTCAGTAACAATGTTGTTAATAAAACTCTGAATCATAAGTTCCACATGACTTTTAttgtaggggaaaaaaaaaaaaacagtacacgAAGAATCATCTGTAGTAAGTCTCCATTAAGAAGGATGATTGGTCAGTTAAAGCAATGCTGCAGTCAAGGGAGCACTGTGAGCAGGACTACATGAGCAGACAGACAACTGGGAACtagaaatttaaataaaacggggtacattcttaaaaaaatggGAGAATAAAACTTGAGCTCTCCTAAAAGAAGTCGACATCATCGGGTGCATCCAAGTCTCTGTACTCAATGATGTTGCGAGGGTCTCCACGGATCATCCTAGAAACATGGATGAGGGATGTGTCAGTTACTCCAcacacaatggcaaaaaaaaaaaaaaaaaaaaaaaaaaaaaaattcaggccaaacattaatataaataaatggataaataaaAAGGCAAGCTTCTGTACAAAGATGATAAATGCTTTTCACATATGTGCAtccaaaaatatttatacaaaaaCTGAGCAAACACACGTATAAAAATGAGacatgtaattaaaataaagaaaacaataaaatattcatatggGAAATGACATGATTGTACCTGTTGCGCGGTTTCCCTGGATAGCCTCCCTGTCCTCGGAAGCCGTCGTAATTACCCCTGCCGCCCCCATACTGATTTGGTGGGTAAGGAGGTCCACCTAATATGAGGAGAAAAACTTGTtaattcttcttattattattattataacaactAATAATATGGTCGTCTGAAGAGTACAAAAACACCTACCTCCGTAACCCATTACTGGAGGCCTTGGCTGGCCAAATGCCATTAAACCTTGAGGGCCTTGAGGTCCAAAAGGGAGACCAGGCGAAGAAAGAACACCTAAACACACAAAggtcactttattttttattcagctAGATAAACATGAAGGATTAATCGTACAGGAAAAGATATACAAGTAGGTAAAATACACAGGTAAGACATGTCTCACCCTGTCCAGGTACAGGTGGGGGCGGGGGCTTCATCTCAGGAAGGGCGGGCCTTTTGGCATCCATCAGGAAGTTGTTAAAGAACACCACTTCCTTCTTTACCTCCTCGATCTTGTCGCCGTGCTTGTTCAGGATGTGCTTGCGTACAAACTCTGGGCCCTGTTGGGCAGAGGGAGGTTGAGTTGTGCACCGATGCTACTGCTCTTCAGCCATGTCCAGAAAAGACCTACCAACTCACCTTAAACTTCTTCCCGCTGAGGGGACACAGCCACTTGTCCTTGCCCAGCTCCTGTGTGTTGGCCAACACAAACTTCTCTACTTCCTGTTCGGGGTCCTTGCGGCCCATCTTCACCGCCTCGTCCTCGGACAGGTTCTCCTTTACGCTGAACAGGGGGACGAGCTTCTCCTCAAATGTCTTCTGCCAGTCAGCCACTACACGGCAGGAGAAATCGGCAGGGCGATTTAATTCCAGCCAAACAGGGTCAACGTCAGCACTTTTCCGAGCCCGCCGACTCACCCTCTCGGTGCGTGATGCGGTTTGGGGGGATGGGGCCGCGTACGTGGATGATGCCACAGCGGTTGGGCATCTCGTCCTCACTGGGGTACTCACAGGAGTTGTAGTAGTCTATGGAGTGGACTATACGCAGGTACAGAAGCAGGCGATCTAGAACCTGAAAAACAGACATGAGCGCCCCCCCCTTAAATTCAGATCTGGGCAGTAGTGCACACTGACCACTACTAGATGGGTagctgtactgtgtgtgtaaatgtactgtGAAACACTGACTAATCAGGATATACCTTCACCAGTTTGTCGTCCCTCTCTACTGTGATCTCACATGGGTTACTCTCCTTTGCGCCTTCTTCCGCGTCAACTCCGCCCACACTGCCaagcagctcctcctcctcagcgcTCACCTCCTCGATGAGGTAATCTGTGATGTTCTTTAGTATGGGGTTCTGGGCAGGGAGCTGAGAGAGGGACTATATATTAACTGTGTTTACAGTCAAGTATGCACGATTCGCGTGCCTCTCGATCAGTCTGCGTGTGTGAGACGTACCTCGGTCGGACTCTCTCTGGCTTTGTGGCTCCacaacctctctctctcgtccAGAGCATGGATAAGTTTTGCAGCCAGCTTGATATCATTGCGCAGGATTTGCTTGTGCTGCGTGATACCATTCACGTTGCGGACACGCCGCACCAAATCACGGTTCACACCAGGAGCCAACTCACAGTCACGCAACTAAAAACAAGagttaaaaatagtttttttgcaCATCATTAATTATAAGCATCTAAAACCAGGGTTTTTACACATTGTcagaaaagaatttccatgacttttcaattactgtaaagcaaattttcatgaccatgtgtTCACTacaatttctgtgcaaatgttaaaaaacatttcacaaagaGTCCAATTTACCAGACAATTGTTAAACAACacttatgacaaccctgaaaagcttatcttaaatgacagtgtttcttcctccaagtttgcgCAGACAAAGCCGAGTAAAACGGGTAAAATCAGGTTCagttgtaatttacatgacatttaaaaGGAGACATGGCTGTGGAGGTGCTAGAGAATGGAAGCAATGCACGCAGCAccgtgacgtggttcactacgtaaagcaagcaaagatactacaggcctgcactagttttaaacgtttgccttgtatgtatgtattcaaTGTATTtcatgttatacattcatgtgtcaatcatgTTTCAATAACTTTATTTCATATTCTGgagcctggaaaattctcttttcaaattccatgaccaAAACTTGACAAAACCCGTAGGAGCCCTTCTCTCACTTACCTGATTAAagccattaaaatgaaacctgcactCACCCGAATGTTCTGGAGGTTCCAGCAGATCTCTTTGATGTTTACACCCCGGTCAAATGTTACCCAACAGCGCCTGAAAAACCTGAAAGGCAAAGGCAACGTTTAAATATCCATTGCAGCCGAAAAGAACTTCAAGGCAGTAAATGTGTTCCTCTGGGCTGCCATGACAtattgagagagagaaagagagagagagtgtgtgcatgcagatgACTTCACTGACCTGCGTTCAGGCTGGggttcagacagacagacgcgCATGAATCCAGGGTACCGCCGACACAGCTGAGGAGAAACAATGTGGACACTGAGTAATCTTACAGttagaaaaaacaaagaaaaattattctTTAAACTATTAATATGTGTTAATCATTTGTACAGGAAACTCACTGCGACAATTTCAGCTTTGGAGATGGTTGGGGCAATGCTCCTCATGAAGAGGGAACAGGTCTTGTGAAGGGGGCGTGGTCGTGGAGGCTGGTCTTCTTTtggtttcttttcttcctctttctcccttTCCTTCTGTTTTTCCTCTTGACGGCCCTTCACATctatggattaaaaaaaaatgtgtgtatatgtgtaataaatataaatatatacatatataaatatatatgggtgtggtgtgtgtgtacatagtAAAGATACAAAAGCTGGTACAGAGAGGCATCTATGTCACTAaccttctccttcttcctcctcttcctccttgtcCTCGCCCTCTTCCTTCTCAGCAGGTTTGTCCGAGGAGCGCGAGTTTGAGTCAGAGTCCGAGTCGGACTCGCTTTCGGAGGCGCTGGCTTCATCCTCGCTGTCCCCGCTGtgcttcctctttcttttcttacTCAGCTGTTAAGCAgacacaacacagcagcagtAACATTTAATACCGTGTACAGAGGTGAAGACGCGCTTTTTAAGTGTACCATGACTTTTTAAATcactctaaggcaaattttcatgatcGTATGTTCACGGAAAAttctgtgcaaaaaataaataaataaataaataaattttatcGACagcgtttcttcctccaagttcatGCAGGCTGAACCAGAGCAAAATGGACTTCATAAGGCTCGGGCGtaaatcatcagctgtaatttacatgaacTATAAAAGGGCACACACGGCCACGTGTGGAAGCAACGCGCACAACACCATGTGACGCGGTTCACTACGTAAGACactacagacctgcgctagttttaaacatcGCAGTGGTAAACTTAGAAAAACAGTTAGCGTAAGACTGAGTGAGAAACATGTACTTCGTTATACATTTGTGTGTCAGATTTCCAAGGACTTCTCAATAATTTTTTGCATTCCAAAGcatttcaaggcctggaaaattcctCTTTTCAAGTTCCATGATatttccaggtttttttttttatgaccataGGATTCCTGCATGCCTACCTTCTTGGGCTCAGGAGTTTCCTCTACCAGGGGCTCTTTTTCTGTCTTCTCCTCTCCCTCATTCCCATCTGGCACTGCTTCAGTGTCCTTCTCCAAGTTGGCCTCCCCTTCCACCTAGGAAAAACCATGTGAGGAGAGGGAGCTATGAAATGGAATGATTCGATTACTGAATATAATTCCATCCAGGAAGTCAAAATAGTCGAACCTTTTCTTTAACGTCTTTATCGGTGGACTGTTTGTTCTCAGGATCGATGGGCCGGGACTCGTCTCGTTTGGTGATCTCAGTCCCAGGCCCTCCGGCAGACAGTTTT
The window above is part of the Denticeps clupeoides chromosome 6, fDenClu1.1, whole genome shotgun sequence genome. Proteins encoded here:
- the LOC114792928 gene encoding C-type lectin domain family 4 member F-like, with translation MSKEELRSSSLSMMEIEDSESSSLMSGPGQMSVRGWTAFRSRLRPSPGHLRCHLYSILSVSVALVLILIVVMLVRLGKEDRKLWDLERAVENLSSSFKAPPVSESRSGAEVALENLVANLTSLLISLSSKTQEEGKHARHRDLAELKIAVDSVNVSLTSLSSRLQETATMDEKRSTQWQATVTNLTSSLALLTSGLKERDAQSAELIQIRDAVTNLTSLIHTLSSKPQERGTSPQTPATRVQTHSEPSPTPPSPAKAGLRCHGYWFLHSSSCYLFSSSTLSWQQAADSCRSQGAMLLALGDNSEWRFVTSNSIPGMFWVSLTANATGQWRWVDGTPCIINKSTSHWYASSSEQWRIDSSASGRSCSLLRDDGKLNTDHCSRRNRYICERPATPA
- the srrt gene encoding serrate RNA effector molecule homolog isoform X4 — protein: MADSDDEYDRRRRDKFRRERSDYDRSREREDRRRDDWNDREWDRGRERRSRGEYRDYDRGRRERFSPPRHDMSPQPKRMRRDWDDHGDPYHGGYDLGYGGGGGPSYAPPQPWGHPDMHLMQPHHAIPIQARLGNIHDMDLGPPPPVMKTFKEFLLSLDDSVDETESVKRYNEYKIDFRRQQMQDFFLAHKDEEWFRSKYHPDEAGRRKAEARGALQNRLNVYMCMMDSGSFDNVFLDIERAQAIMKIMDASVIKMEGGTENDLRILEMPSEEEEEREKLSAGGPGTEITKRDESRPIDPENKQSTDKDVKEKVEGEANLEKDTEAVPDGNEGEEKTEKEPLVEETPEPKKLSKKRKRKHSGDSEDEASASESESDSDSDSNSRSSDKPAEKEEGEDKEEEEEEGEDVKGRQEEKQKEREKEEEKKPKEDQPPRPRPLHKTCSLFMRSIAPTISKAEIVALCRRYPGFMRVCLSEPQPERRFFRRCWVTFDRGVNIKEICWNLQNIRLRDCELAPGVNRDLVRRVRNVNGITQHKQILRNDIKLAAKLIHALDERERLWSHKARESPTELPAQNPILKNITDYLIEEVSAEEEELLGSVGGVDAEEGAKESNPCEITVERDDKLVKVLDRLLLYLRIVHSIDYYNSCEYPSEDEMPNRCGIIHVRGPIPPNRITHREVADWQKTFEEKLVPLFSVKENLSEDEAVKMGRKDPEQEVEKFVLANTQELGKDKWLCPLSGKKFKGPEFVRKHILNKHGDKIEEVKKEVVFFNNFLMDAKRPALPEMKPPPPPVPGQGVLSSPGLPFGPQGPQGLMAFGQPRPPVMGYGGGPPYPPNQYGGGRGNYDGFRGQGGYPGKPRNRMIRGDPRNIIEYRDLDAPDDVDFF
- the srrt gene encoding serrate RNA effector molecule homolog isoform X2; the protein is MADSDDEYDRRRRDKFRRERSDYDRSREREDRRRDDWNDRRPSAREWDRGRERRSRGEYRDYDRGRRERFSPPRHDMSPQPKRMRRDWDDHGDPYHGGYDLGYGGGGGPSYAPPQPWGHPDMHLMQPHHAIPIQARLGNIHDMDLGPPPPVMKTFKEFLLSLDDSVDETESVKRYNEYKIDFRRQQMQDFFLAHKDEEWFRSKYHPDEAGRRKAEARGALQNRLNVYMCMMDSGSFDNVFLDIERAQAIMKIMDASVIKMEGGTENDLRILEMPSEEEEEREKLSAGGPGTEITKRDESRPIDPENKQSTDKDVKEKVEGEANLEKDTEAVPDGNEGEEKTEKEPLVEETPEPKKLSKKRKRKHSGDSEDEASASESESDSDSDSNSRSSDKPAEKEEGEDKEEEEEEGEDVKGRQEEKQKEREKEEEKKPKEDQPPRPRPLHKTCSLFMRSIAPTISKAEIVALCRRYPGFMRVCLSEPQPERRFFRRCWVTFDRGVNIKEICWNLQNIRLRDCELAPGVNRDLVRRVRNVNGITQHKQILRNDIKLAAKLIHALDERERLWSHKARESPTELPAQNPILKNITDYLIEEVSAEEEELLGSVGGVDAEEGAKESNPCEITVERDDKLVKVLDRLLLYLRIVHSIDYYNSCEYPSEDEMPNRCGIIHVRGPIPPNRITHREVADWQKTFEEKLVPLFSVKENLSEDEAVKMGRKDPEQEVEKFVLANTQELGKDKWLCPLSGKKFKGPEFVRKHILNKHGDKIEEVKKEVVFFNNFLMDAKRPALPEMKPPPPPVPGQGVLSSPGLPFGPQGPQGLMAFGQPRPPVMGYGGGPPYPPNQYGGGRGNYDGFRGQGGYPGKPRNRMIRGDPRNIIEYRDLDAPDDVDFF
- the srrt gene encoding serrate RNA effector molecule homolog isoform X1; this translates as MADSDDEYDRRRRDKFRRERSDYDRSREREDRRRDDWNDRRPSAREWDRGRERRSRGEYRDYDRGRRERFSPPRHDMSPQPKRMRRDWDDHGDPYHGGYDLGYGGGGGPSYAPPQPWGHPDMHLMQPHHAIPIQARLGNIHDMDLGPPPPVMKTFKEFLLSLDDSVDETESVKRYNEYKIDFRRQQMQDFFLAHKDEEWFRSKYHPDEAGRRKAEARGALQNRLNVYMCMMDSGSFDNVFLDIERAQAIMKIMDASVIKMEGGTENDLRILEMPSEEEEEREKLSAGGPGTEITKRDESRPIDPENKQSTDKDVKEKVEGEANLEKDTEAVPDGNEGEEKTEKEPLVEETPEPKKLSKKRKRKHSGDSEDEASASESESDSDSDSNSRSSDKPAEKEEGEDKEEEEEEGEDVKGRQEEKQKEREKEEEKKPKEDQPPRPRPLHKTCSLFMRSIAPTISKAEIVALCRRYPGFMRVCLSEPQPERRFFRRCWVTFDRGVNIKEICWNLQNIRLRDCELAPGVNRDLVRRVRNVNGITQHKQILRNDIKLAAKLIHALDERERLWSHKARESPTESLSQLPAQNPILKNITDYLIEEVSAEEEELLGSVGGVDAEEGAKESNPCEITVERDDKLVKVLDRLLLYLRIVHSIDYYNSCEYPSEDEMPNRCGIIHVRGPIPPNRITHREVADWQKTFEEKLVPLFSVKENLSEDEAVKMGRKDPEQEVEKFVLANTQELGKDKWLCPLSGKKFKGPEFVRKHILNKHGDKIEEVKKEVVFFNNFLMDAKRPALPEMKPPPPPVPGQGVLSSPGLPFGPQGPQGLMAFGQPRPPVMGYGGGPPYPPNQYGGGRGNYDGFRGQGGYPGKPRNRMIRGDPRNIIEYRDLDAPDDVDFF
- the srrt gene encoding serrate RNA effector molecule homolog isoform X3 is translated as MADSDDEYDRRRRDKFRRERSDYDRSREREDRRRDDWNDREWDRGRERRSRGEYRDYDRGRRERFSPPRHDMSPQPKRMRRDWDDHGDPYHGGYDLGYGGGGGPSYAPPQPWGHPDMHLMQPHHAIPIQARLGNIHDMDLGPPPPVMKTFKEFLLSLDDSVDETESVKRYNEYKIDFRRQQMQDFFLAHKDEEWFRSKYHPDEAGRRKAEARGALQNRLNVYMCMMDSGSFDNVFLDIERAQAIMKIMDASVIKMEGGTENDLRILEMPSEEEEEREKLSAGGPGTEITKRDESRPIDPENKQSTDKDVKEKVEGEANLEKDTEAVPDGNEGEEKTEKEPLVEETPEPKKLSKKRKRKHSGDSEDEASASESESDSDSDSNSRSSDKPAEKEEGEDKEEEEEEGEDVKGRQEEKQKEREKEEEKKPKEDQPPRPRPLHKTCSLFMRSIAPTISKAEIVALCRRYPGFMRVCLSEPQPERRFFRRCWVTFDRGVNIKEICWNLQNIRLRDCELAPGVNRDLVRRVRNVNGITQHKQILRNDIKLAAKLIHALDERERLWSHKARESPTESLSQLPAQNPILKNITDYLIEEVSAEEEELLGSVGGVDAEEGAKESNPCEITVERDDKLVKVLDRLLLYLRIVHSIDYYNSCEYPSEDEMPNRCGIIHVRGPIPPNRITHREVADWQKTFEEKLVPLFSVKENLSEDEAVKMGRKDPEQEVEKFVLANTQELGKDKWLCPLSGKKFKGPEFVRKHILNKHGDKIEEVKKEVVFFNNFLMDAKRPALPEMKPPPPPVPGQGVLSSPGLPFGPQGPQGLMAFGQPRPPVMGYGGGPPYPPNQYGGGRGNYDGFRGQGGYPGKPRNRMIRGDPRNIIEYRDLDAPDDVDFF